In Tripterygium wilfordii isolate XIE 37 chromosome 23, ASM1340144v1, whole genome shotgun sequence, one genomic interval encodes:
- the LOC119993569 gene encoding EIN3-binding F-box protein 1-like → MHSSFWGEYLNCILGFLLILFSSICLVFAGNKGFFLRIQSCPLSLTTVETMNSMLGALIIQIPCCFRSDHERTSMALPCKRARINATMLPSRSEFAQNMLPSIEVLPDECLFEIFRRLPGGKERIFCASVSKKWLMLLSSIRRTELCKIPVLEETDIVSCEEDEDIETDGYLTRSLEGKKATDVRLAAIAVGARGHGGLGKLFIRGSNPIRGVSNIGLSAIARGCPSLKVLSLWNVPSVGDEGLFEIAQECCLLENLNLSHCPSISDKGLVAIAKKCPNLTVLNIESCSKIGDEGIQAAGKFCPRLQSISIKHCPRITDLGVSNLFLLASPVLTKVKLQALSITDLSLAAIGYYGKAITNLILCNLQGVSQRGFLFLVVAQGLQTLVSLTITSCQGITDASLEAIGKGCTNLKQMCVRKCCFVSDKGLVAFAKAAGSLESLQLMECNRVTLLGIIGALSNLRRNLKSLTLKYMGVKDMEMRLPMLAPCDSLRSLSIRLCTGFGSASLALIGKLCPQLQHVDLSGLCGITDAGMLSLFESCKDGLVKLNLSGCFNLTDIVVLALARLHGGTLDMLNLDGCRKITDAGLMAITDNCLLLSDLDVSKCSITDTGIAILSSAEHLSLQVLSLAGCSKVTNKSVPFLRKLGKTLVGLNLQQCNSISSSNVDLLMETLWGCDILF, encoded by the exons ATGCATTCAAGCTTTTGGGGTGAATATCTGAACTGCATCTTGGGgttcttgttgattttgttttcaagtaTCTGTCTTGTTTTTGCTGGGAATAAAGGTTTCTTCTTGAGGATTCAGTCATGCCCACTCTCGTTAACTACAGTG GAGACAATGAATTCCATGCTGGGGGCTCTCATTATACAAATCCCATGTTGTTTCCGATCGGACCACGAGCGGACGTCAATGGCCCTTCCTTGTAAACGGGCTCGCATTAATGCCACAATGCTCCCCAGCCGAAGCGAGTTTGCACAGAATATGCTGCCATCAATCGAAGTTCTTCCCGATGAGTGCCTGTTTGAGATCTTTAGGCGCCTCCCTGGAGGCAAAGAGAGAATCTTTTGTGCTAGTGTCTCCAAGAAATGGCTTATGCTTTTGAGCAGCATTCGCAGGACTGAATTGTGCAAGATTCCAGTTCTGGAAGAAACTGATATCGTTTCGTGTGAGGAAGACGAGGATATTGAGACTGATGGGTACCTTACAAGGTCATTGGAGGGAAAGAAAGCAACAGATGTGAGACTTGCTGCAATTGCTGTGGGAGCTAGGGGCCATGGGGGGCTGGGGAAGCTTTTTATCAGGGGAAGCAATCCCATTCGTGGAGTGTCAAACATTGGTCTATCAGCAATCGCCCGGGGTTGCCCTTCTCTAAAAGTGCTTTCCTTGTGGAATGTGCCCTCTGTTGGGGATGAAGGTCTGTTTGAGATAGCTCAAGAGTGCTGCTTGTTGGAGAACCTCAATCTCTCTCATTGTCCTTCAATTTCTGACAAGGGTTTGGTTGCAATTGCAAAGAAGTGCCCTAATTTGACTGTTCTTAACATTGAATCTTGTTCTAAGATCGGTGATGAGGGCATACAAGCTGCGGGAAAATTTTGTCCCAGGCTACAATCCATCTCCATCAAACACTGCCCTCGTATAACAGATCTGGGAGTATCGAATCTATTTTTGTTGGCATCTCCTGTCTTGACGAAGGTCAAGCTTCAGGCTTTGAGCATCACAGATTTGTCCCTTGCTGCAATTGGATACTATGGCAAGGCTATTACCAACCTTATCCTCTGTAATCTCCAGGGGGTGAGTCAGAGGGGCTTTTTGTTCCTAGTTGTTGCTCAGGGTTTACAGACATTGGTGTCTTTGACAATCACTTCTTGCCAAGGGATAACTGATGCAAGTCTCGAAGCCATCGGAAAGGGTTGCACAAACCTGAAGCAAATGTGTGTGCGTAAATGCTGCTTTGTGTCCGACAAAGGACTGGTGGCTTTTGCTAAAGCTGCAGGATCTCTTGAGAGCCTACAATTGATGGAGTGTAACAGGGTCACCCTACTAGGGATCATTGGAGCCCTCTCAAACTTAAGAAGAAACTTGAAATCTCTCACCCTGAAGTATATGGGAGTGAAGGATATGGAAATGAGGTTACCCATGTTAGCACCTTGTGATTCTCTTCGATCCTTGTCCATTAGACTCTGCACAGGATTTGGCAGCGCTAGCCTTGCTTTGATTGGAAAATTGTGCCCGCAGCTCCAGCATGTAGATCTCAGTGGGCTGTGTGGGATAACTGATGCTGGGATGCTCTCACTATTTGAGAGTTGCAAAGATGGACTTGTCAAGCTGAATCTCAGCGGCTGCTTCAACTTGACAGACATTGTAGTTTTGGCTTTGGCCAGGCTACATGGCGGTACCCTTGATATGCTTAATCTTGATGGTTGCAGGAAGATTACTGATGCTGGCTTAATGGCGATTACAGACAACTGCTTGTTACTCAGTGATCTTGATGTGTCTAAATGCTCAATCACCGACACTGGTATTGCAATCCTGTCTTCTGCAGAGCACCTTAGTCTTCAGGTCCTTTCATTGGCAGGTTGTTCTAAAGTAACAAACAAGAGCGTGCCTTTTCTTAGAAAGTTGGGAAAGACCTTGGTTGGTCTGAATCTCCAACAATGCAATTCCATCAGCAGCAGCAATGTTGACTTACTCATGGAGACTTTGTGGGGATGTGATATCCTCTTCTAA
- the LOC119992681 gene encoding BAHD acyltransferase BIA1-like has product MRRLIFRPSSIVLLKTKVASPSVPKPTSAEAITALLWKCAITAARSIRSVSTSIGNRAINLRKILSPNLPDSATGSFLAYVATHINIGELDLQTLVCQLRNVMQEYKRKEGESLLGYKDVEIEGEGDDVHFFSCSSLVGIPTFDADFGWGKPIWWTFVRLMLPNTAFIMSRREGDELEVFVWLSEEEMAIFERNKELLAFATLNPSILDSGMNKDSKL; this is encoded by the coding sequence ATGAGAAGACTCATTTTTCGACCGTCAAGTATAGTTTTGCTCAAGACAAAAGTTGCAAGTCCTAGTGTGCCAAAACCCACTAGTGCGGAAGCAATAACAGCGCTTCTTTGGAAGTGTGCAATTACTGCAGCACGATCAATTCGAAGTGTCAGCACGTCCATCGGCAACCGCGCCATAAACTTGCGCAAAATATTGTCGCCAAACTTGCCAGACAGCGCGACTGGCAGTTTTTTGGCGTATGTCGCTACTCACATAAACATAGGAGAGTTAGATTTACAAACATTGGTTTGCCAATTAAGGAATGTGATGCAAGAGTACAAGAGAAAGGAAGGTGAAAGTCTTTTGGGGTATAAGGATGTAGAGATAGAAGGAGAAGGCGATGATGTACACTTCTTTTCTTGCAGTAGTCTTGTTGGGATACCAACGTTTGATGCTGATTTTGGGTGGGGAAAGCCAATATGGTGGACTTTTGTGAGGCTAATGCTTCCAAATACAGCTTTTATTATGAGTAGGAGAGAGGGGGATGAACTGGAAGTTTTTGTGTGGTTGAGTGAAGAAGAGATGGCCATTTTTGAACGCAACAAAGAACTTCTTGCATTTGCGACCTTAAACCCCAGTATTCTTGATTCCGGCATGAATAAGGATTCAAAACTTTAA
- the LOC119993605 gene encoding uncharacterized protein LOC119993605, translating into MTTPYTIIIYFIKLVFSFTLFYAFPLSSNPISSSSSSMLTSQGVVLATAMAVSGTVILLALRLQKSPPIVQIPQQSLRPCISPEGKKNKKKKRVQFAEDVVEPRGNSGSDTSSSIKFKKTSYGGAKAKDRGTMPENRVALYNGILRDRVVHRFSYSCY; encoded by the exons ATGACAACACCATACaccattataatatattttataaagcTCGTATTCTCATTCACTTTATTTTATGCTTTCCCACTGTCTTCTAACcccatctcttcttcttcttcttcaatgttGACCTCACAAGGGGTGGTCTTGGCCACTGCCATGGCGGTTTCCGGCACGGTAATTCTCCTAGCTCTCCGCCTCCAGAAGTCTCCCCCCATCGTCCAAATCCCCCAACAATCTCTTCGACCCTGCATCTCTCCAG AggggaagaagaataagaagaaaaagagggtgCAATTTGCAGAGGATGTGGTGGAGCCGAGAGGGAATAGCGGAAGCGATACTTCTTCTTCGATCAAGTTTAAGAAGACCAGCTATGGTGGAGCTAAAGCTAAAGACAGAGGAACAATGCCAGAGAACAGAGTGGCTCTGTACAATGGGATTCTCAGGGATCGAGTGGTCCACCGTTTCTCTTACTCCTGCTACTGA
- the LOC119992682 gene encoding uncharacterized protein LOC119992682: MVSEQMMAQNTNGVLGNPNPTSSSILGNFQNARQPIVQTSNPFRNPFHLTSSDFSSSTLISLTLTGASLTAHDLWMDLKNRYSTANPTRDFELVRAISTIKQGNSFVTEYYSRIKALWDELSQNKVVPSCKCGKCQCGVSKMTLKEQNKQKLMQFLMGLDYHFEHVTNQILMMDPLLEVSKAFAQISQLENRSTVHQDGKKQSTVQKDHALQETLTLSVQASNNFSKPSYNNTKDYKPGKRSQNEREKLFCKYCKKTNHNVDKCFKLVGYPPDYEFQNKRSKQGNTSFTEKRNINQVESVVQNNSGGSIQFTGDKYQHIIDLLKANMAGNPSNNHIVAVSAVGGNMSLKHSWIIDTGASDHVICIHDYFHTYRKLHNSYVTLPNGRKREIDFIGDVRLGNDIILTGALHVKDFIFNLISASKLVKKKPYALIFDESQLQDTNTLRKSGMGIMHNELYYLHEELKPQKKAFVKICSIQKDQSWHKRLGHPSARITGMLGKDFVDTCNSCSICIMAKMKRNSFSLS, translated from the exons atggtatcggagcaaatgATGGCTCAAAATACTAATGGGGTTTTGGGTAATCCGAACCCAACTTCTTCTTCCATTCTTGGGAATTTTCAAAATGCACGTCAACCCATTGTGCAAACTTCAAATCCTTTCAGAAATCCTTTTCATTTGACGAGCTCAGATTTCTCATCATCCACTTTGATCTCACTAACCTTGACAGGGG CTTCTCTAACAGCTCATGATCTTTGGATGGATCTCAAGAATCGTTACTCTACAGCAAATCCCACAAGAGATTTTGAATTGGTTCGAGCCATCTCTACGATCAAACAAGGGAATTCCTTTGTCACGGAATATTATTCGAGAATCAAGGCATTGTGGGATGAACTTTCTCAAAATAAAGTGGTTCCATCATGCAAGTGTGGAAAATGTCAATGTGGTGTCAGTAAGATGACACTAAAAGAGCAGAACAAACAGAAATTGATGCAATTTCTTATGGGTTTAGATTACCACTTCGAGCATGTCACCAACCAAATATTGATGATGGATCCTTTGCTAGAGGTTAGCAAAGCATTTGCACAGATAAGTCAACTTGAGAATAGATCCACAGTTCATCAAGATGGTAAGAAACAATCTACAGTACAGAAGGATCATGCTCTGCAGGAGACCTTGACATTGTCAGTTCAAGCATCCAACAATTTTAGCAAGCCTTCATACAACAATACAAAGGATTACAAGCCTGGGAAGAGATCTCAGAATGAAAGAGAAAAGTTGTTTTGCAAATATTGTAAGAAAACGAATCATAATGTTGATAAGTGTTTCAAGCTGGTGGGGTACCCTCCAGATTATGAATTCCAGAACAAAAGGAGCAAGCAGGGAAATACAAGTTTCACTGAAAAGAGGAATATCAATCAAGTTGAGTCTGTTGTCCAAAATAACTCAGGAGGCAGCATACAATTCACTGGAGATAAGTACCAGCATATCATTGATCTTTTGAAAGCAAACATGGCAGGAAATCCCTCCAACAATCATATTGTTGCTGTTTCTGCAGTAGGAGGTAACATGTCTTTAAAGCATAGTTGGATTATTGATACTGGAGCTTCTGATCATGTCATTTGCATACATGATTATTTTCATACATATAGAAAACTGCATAATTCGTATGTCACTCTTCCAAATGGTAGAAAACGTGAAATTGATTTCATAGGAGATGTTAGATTAGGCAATGACATAATTTTGACAGGAGCATTACATGTTAAggacttcattttcaatttgatATCAGCTAGCAAGTTGGTGAAGAAGAAGCCTTATGCTCTAATTTTTGATGAAAGTCAATTGCAGGATACAAACACATTGAGGAAGAGTGGGATGGGAATAATGCATAATGAACTCTACTATTTGCATGAAGAATTAAAACCACAAAAGAAAGCTTTTGTAAAGATCTGCTCAATTCAGAAGGATCAATCATGGCACAAAAGATTAGGCCATCCTTCTGCTAGGATCACAGGAATGTTAGGAAAGGATTTTGTTGATACTTGTAATAGTTGTTCAATTTGTATTATGGCAAAGATGAAGAGAAATTCTTTCTCCCTTAGCTAA